From a single Leptidea sinapis chromosome 19, ilLepSina1.1, whole genome shotgun sequence genomic region:
- the LOC126969680 gene encoding protein serrate-like, whose protein sequence is MGPRAAVALALALACCCLLHCAAGAGVFELQILEFSNYRLRLMSGRCCGGGDAGGEVGAGGAPCGRPCRTRFSLCLKEYQSAAAPGACSFGRAASPVLGTDSFTLADPLYTLALPFSFRWTRSFTLILQAYDDYNYTDPDKESGLIEEAWWSGIVEPGAAWHALRHAGAAAALAYRVRVTCQPNYYNSTCTSFCRARDDQFGHYACSAAGDKHCLRGWQGDNCEIPVCKEGCHPTHGRCDSPGECLCRPGWRGELCAQCQPYPGCKHGYCNGSSWDCTCDTNWGGILCDQDLNFCGTHEPCQHGGTCENTAPDQYLCKCAEGFSGVDCERVDNPCAPQPCDHGTCALAAPPPAAPAGSPAPAAAPSPGFVCTCERGWGGARCDQDIDDCAGAPCRHGGTCRDRLDAFVCDCPPGWAGATCADGEDLPIAT, encoded by the exons TGCGCGGCGGGAGCAGGCGTGTTCGAGCTGCAGATCCTGGAGTTCTCGAACTACCGCTTGCGGCTGATGTCGGGTCGGTGCTGCGGCGGGGGCGACGCCGGCGGTGAGGTCGGCGCGGGGGGGGCGCCGTGCGGCCGCCCGTGCCGCACGCGGTTCTCGCTCTGCCTCAAGGAGTACCAGTCGGCGGCGGCGCCGGGCGCGTGCTCGTTCGGCCGCGCGGCGTCGCCCGTTCTCGGCACTGACTCCTTCACACTCGCCGACCCCCTCTACACTCTGGCACTGCCCTTCTCCTTCCGTTGGACG CGATCGTTTACCTTGATACTGCAGGCCTATGACGACTACAACTACACAGATCCAG ACAAGGAGAGCGGTCTGATCGAGGAGGCGTGGTGGTCTGGCATCGTGGAGCCGGGCGCGGCCTGGCACGCTCTGCGTCACGCGGGCGCCGCGGCCGCGCTGGCCTACCGCGTGCGTGTCACGTGCCAGCCCAACTACTACAACAGCACGTGCACGTCCTTCTGCCGGGCGCGTGACGACCAGTTCGGCCACTACGCCTGCTCCGCCGCCGGCGACAAGCACTGTCTGCGGGGCTGGCAGGGCGACAACTGCGAGATCC CTGTCTGTAAGGAAGGGTGCCATCCGACGCACGGCCGCTGCGACAGCCCCGGCGAGTGTCT GTGTCGGCCGGGCTGGCGCGGCGAGTTGTGCGCGCAGTGCCAGCCCTACCCCGGATGCAAGcacggctactgcaacggctcCTCCTGGGACTGCACGTGTGACACCAACTGGGGCGGCATACTCTGTGACCAAG ATCTAAACTTCTGCGGAACCCACGAGCCGTGCCAGCACGGCGGCACCTGCGAGAATACCGCGCCAGACCAGTACTTGTGCAAGTGTGCCGAGGGCTTCTCTGGAGTGGACTGCGAGCGCGTGGACAACCCGTGCGCCCCGCAGCCCTGCGACCACGGCACGTGCGCGCTGGCGGCGCCGCCCCCCGCCGCCCCCGCGGGGTCCCCGGCGCCCGCGGCCGCCCCCTCGCCCGGCTTCGTGTGCACGTGCGAGCGGGGCTGGGGGGGCGCGCGCTGCGACCAGGACATCGACGACTGCGCGGGGGCTCCGTGCCGGCACGGCGGCACGTGTCGCGACCGGCTGGACGCCTTCGTGTGCGACTGTCCCCCGGGCTGGGCTGGAGCCACGTGTGCCGACGGTGAGGACCTCCC CATAGCCACATGA